CTTACTATCTTTTCCTGGTCGATGTATGACTTCGCCAATACCATATTTGCGATGAATGTAACCTCCCTTTACTTTGCTTTGTGGGTAACTGTGGATATGAAGGGAGAAGATATCCTGTACAGTTGGGCGTTATCTGGCTCGATGCTACTGGCGGCATTATCAGCTCCTTTAATGGGAGCGATATCGGATAGGGTTGGGAGAAGGATACCTTTCTTGATAATTTTTACTTTGATATGTTGTATCTTCACTGCTCTAATCGGGTTGACGAATAGATTATTTTTTGGACTTCTTCTTTTTGCTATTGCCAATTTTTGCTATCAAATAGCAGCCATTTTCTACAATGCTTTGCTTCCTCAGATGAGCGGTAAGGGTCAAATTGGCCGGGTATCCGGTTACGGGACAAGTCTAGGATATTGTGGTACCATTGCCGGACTTTTATTAGTCAGGCCATTTGTTTTAAAATATGGAAGTCAGGCCGCATTTATCCCCACAGCAATTTTATTTTTGCTATTTTCCCTTCCCTGCTTTCTATTTGTAAAAGATTGTCTGGTAGAAAGAAGAGATAAACCCTGCCTTTTCTTACTTCGTGGGCTTTCTGCAAAGCAGAAAGGGCGGGGTAAATTTGAACCTCAAATAAGAGGAGCTTTTAGAAAAATAAAAGAGACCTTCGTAAATATTAAAAGGTATCCAGACCTTTTTAATTTTTTAATTGCGGCAATTTTTGCCTTTAATGCCATCAACACCATTATCGTATTTATGTCTGTTTATACCAAGAAGGTTATGGGATTTACAGATCCTGAGATTATCACCTTCTACATTGTATC
This window of the Candidatus Kaelpia imicola genome carries:
- a CDS encoding MFS transporter is translated as MMLNRKLTIFSWSMYDFANTIFAMNVTSLYFALWVTVDMKGEDILYSWALSGSMLLAALSAPLMGAISDRVGRRIPFLIIFTLICCIFTALIGLTNRLFFGLLLFAIANFCYQIAAIFYNALLPQMSGKGQIGRVSGYGTSLGYCGTIAGLLLVRPFVLKYGSQAAFIPTAILFLLFSLPCFLFVKDCLVERRDKPCLFLLRGLSAKQKGRGKFEPQIRGAFRKIKETFVNIKRYPDLFNFLIAAIFAFNAINTIIVFMSVYTKKVMGFTDPEIITFYIVSTIFAIIGSFIAGFITDSLGSKRTLSIVLGLWCISILLTVIAFNKIVFWAVGPLVGICLGATWTSARALVVDLSPPQMVGEVFGFYGLTGKSASIIGPFIWGADSVGVWFFRDFKVSIGNLCLIAIFRSGISFPSQGAG